A part of Sebastes fasciatus isolate fSebFas1 chromosome 10, fSebFas1.pri, whole genome shotgun sequence genomic DNA contains:
- the LOC141775953 gene encoding uncharacterized protein LOC141775953 — translation MILFLVTLLVLHRGYTLVPVTTVQLGEPATFTCALSNIEINRIAIHWYKQSARETLQLMVTLRTSTKPEYAPQFSESRLEVNNDNNFSNLTILRTIQEDEGLYHCEITDRWKTPEWNGTYLLLKGNTRRTSNCTSTGGTILIEDGTKVEIERTARYEFIALVIATVCLVISVIGNIVFICCRTSRAVCSQFKGIESVASQARHDNSSLPLHDFTEGGPELNYAALHFSGKKATRGRKKRELNTEESVYSQVKC, via the exons ATGATCCTGTTCTTGGTTACACTGCTTGTTCTTCATCGAGGAT aTACGCTGGTTCCAGTGACCACAGTTCAACTTGGTGAACCTGCAACCTTCACGTGTGCTCTGTCGAACATTGAGATCAACCGTATAGCGATCCACTGGTACAAGCAGAGTGCCAGGGAGACTCTGCAATTAATGGTGACGCTGCGTACATCTACAAAACCTGAGTATGCACCGCAGTTTTCTGAATCAAGATTGGAGGTAAACAATGATAACAATTTTAGCAACCTGACCATTCTGAGGACAATCCAAGAAGATGAGGGACTGTATCACTGTGAAATCACAGATCGGTGGAAAACTCCTGAATGGAATGGGACATATCTGTTACTAAAAG GAAACACTCGGAGGACATCAAACTGTACGTCCACAGGTGGGACGATATTAATTGAAGACGGAACTAAAGTGGAAATCG aGCGAACAGCAAGATATGAATTTATTGCGCTGGTGATAGCAACAGTGTGCTTGGTCATTTCTGTGATTGGAAACATCGTTTTCATCTGTTGCCGAACTTCAAGAGCAGTATGTTCACAATTTAAAG GAATAGAAAGCGTCGCTTCGCAAGCGAGACATGACAACTCGAGCCTACCGCTACATGATTTT ACTGAAGGTGGACCTGAGCTGAACTACGCTGCGTTGCATTTCTCTGGAAAGAAAGCCAcaagaggaaggaagaagagagagttGAACACTGAAGAGAGTGTGTACTCTCAAGTTAAAtgctga
- the LOC141775886 gene encoding signal-regulatory protein beta-2-like — translation MMIVFYILLMLRVGRCTDDEIFETKTVGVGDDVTLTCPRQESESQEILFWVRLVSGNFPELLGGTFIFDYPGVNKTPRFTAEQGPGTFLLHIHETKPSDTGVYYCIKVNQLKMTFLKGTFLRIKGAEPDISAVIQDFPSDPVRPGDSVTLQCSVLSDSESKCPGEHIVFWLRARSHESHPSLIYAHGNGGECEKNLEAHSPQECVYSFSKNVSSSDTGTYYCAVATCGEIFFGSGTKLDVEGFGGI, via the exons ATGATGATCGTGTTTTATATTCTGCTGATGCTCAGAGTCGGGC GATGCACAGATGATGAGATCTTTGAGACAAAGACTGTTGGTGTTGGAGATGATGTGACTTTGACGTGTCCTCGCCAGGAATCTGAGTCCCAAGAAATTTTGTTTTGGGTCAGACTTGTTTCTGGAAACTTTCCTGAATTATTGGGAGGAACGTTTATTTTTGATTATCCGGGTGTTAATAAGACTCCTCGTTTTACAGCAGAACAAGGACCTGGAACATTTCTTCTGCATATTCATGAAACAAAGCCAAGCGATACTGGAGTTTACTACTGTATAAAAGTAAACCAactcaaaatgacatttttgaaaGGAACATTTCTGAGaattaaag GAGCAGAACCTGATATCTCTGCCGTCATTCAAGACTTTCCATCTGATCCGGTCCGTCCAGGAGACTCAGTGACTCTGCAGTGTTCAGTCCTCTCTGACTCTGAGAGCAAATGTCCAGGAGAACACATTGTGTTCTGGTTAAGAGCCAGATCTCATGAATCTCATCCCAGTCTAATTTACGCTCATGGAAACGGTGGAGAATGTGAGAAGAACCTCGAGGCTCACTCTCCACAGGAATGTGTCTACAGCTTCTCTAAGAACGTCAGCTCCTCTGATACCGGGACTTATTACTGTGCTGTGGCCACGTGTGGGGAGATATTTTTTGGAAGTGGAACAAAACTGGACGTGGAAG